One genomic region from Cetobacterium sp. 8H encodes:
- a CDS encoding glycoside hydrolase family 13 protein, which translates to MDKISYNINEDSIFFNSQDINFKNPFGAVASGESITFNIEIETVINCSHVVLFIDGSKHYHINLEPVATITKENLKEYTVWSGVFKTPPLTHILFYYFEIFTENNLNKIFYGNNTLALGGIGQIYKENPIGYQITLFYKNSKTPNWFKESIAYQIFPDRFNNGNKDGKVSNPKPNSFLYGHWSDTPMYIKNSKNHISRWDFFGGNLKGISDKLNYLKELNINLLYLNPIFEATSNHRYDTVNYHNIDPVLGTYKDFTTMIKECKKRGIETILDGVFNHTGKNSIYFKDAIKSKDSVFYPWYRFKNYPTEYDCWWGIDDLPCVNELEPGFFKYIIEGKNSVVNHWMNSGIKGWRLDVADELPNYFIESLRYRCKEIDPESVIIGEVWEDASNKISYGQRREYFNGRQLDSVMNYPLRTYLLNFFNGSIDSKTLCQYMNSLKENYPRENYYSLFNLLSSHDVIRIKTSVETLVQEYPIDHQYFEKATERVLKSMSLIQFTLPGIPVIYYGDEVGVEGKKDPDNRRTYPWGNEDKNLLKWYKKISILRSESKVLKNGEVKFFSPHPDVFGYIRYFPNEKDFIGVITNRNPNKSKIFNINLKEFIGQFSNKIATDIYRWNDPLIVPTDSSTNFPIKIPPLKTLLFSSKKV; encoded by the coding sequence ATGGATAAAATATCTTATAACATTAATGAAGATTCTATTTTTTTTAATTCTCAAGATATAAATTTTAAAAATCCCTTTGGAGCCGTTGCATCCGGAGAAAGCATCACTTTTAATATCGAGATTGAAACTGTAATCAACTGTTCCCATGTTGTTTTGTTTATAGATGGTAGCAAACACTACCATATCAATTTAGAACCTGTAGCTACTATCACAAAAGAAAATTTAAAAGAATACACCGTTTGGTCTGGAGTTTTTAAGACTCCTCCTCTAACTCATATTCTTTTTTATTATTTTGAAATATTTACAGAAAATAATTTGAATAAAATTTTTTATGGTAACAACACTTTAGCACTTGGTGGAATAGGGCAGATATATAAAGAGAATCCAATCGGTTATCAGATTACTCTTTTTTATAAAAATAGTAAAACTCCAAATTGGTTTAAAGAAAGCATAGCCTATCAAATTTTTCCAGACAGATTTAACAATGGAAATAAAGATGGCAAAGTCAGTAATCCTAAACCCAATTCTTTTTTATATGGGCACTGGTCGGACACTCCAATGTATATAAAAAATAGTAAAAATCATATATCTCGGTGGGATTTTTTTGGAGGTAATCTAAAAGGAATTTCTGATAAACTAAACTATCTCAAAGAGCTAAATATCAATCTTTTGTATCTCAATCCAATCTTTGAAGCCACAAGCAATCATAGATATGATACCGTTAACTATCACAATATCGATCCAGTTTTAGGAACGTATAAAGATTTTACAACTATGATCAAAGAGTGTAAAAAAAGAGGGATTGAAACTATTTTGGATGGTGTTTTTAATCATACCGGTAAAAACAGTATCTATTTTAAAGATGCTATTAAATCCAAAGATTCTGTTTTTTATCCTTGGTACCGTTTCAAAAATTATCCCACTGAATATGATTGTTGGTGGGGAATTGACGATCTTCCTTGTGTTAATGAGCTTGAACCAGGATTTTTTAAATATATCATAGAAGGCAAAAATAGTGTTGTCAATCACTGGATGAACTCTGGAATCAAAGGGTGGAGACTTGATGTTGCCGATGAACTTCCAAACTATTTTATTGAAAGTCTTAGGTATCGTTGTAAAGAGATTGACCCCGAATCCGTTATTATAGGTGAGGTTTGGGAAGATGCTAGCAACAAAATTAGTTATGGTCAAAGAAGAGAGTATTTTAATGGAAGACAACTTGACTCTGTCATGAACTACCCACTTAGAACCTACCTCTTAAACTTTTTTAATGGTTCTATTGATAGTAAAACCTTATGTCAGTATATGAACTCTCTTAAGGAAAACTATCCTCGTGAGAACTATTACTCACTTTTTAATCTTTTAAGTAGCCATGACGTCATTAGAATAAAAACTTCTGTTGAAACACTTGTTCAAGAATACCCTATCGATCACCAATATTTTGAAAAAGCGACCGAAAGAGTTTTAAAATCTATGTCACTCATTCAATTTACACTTCCTGGTATTCCTGTGATATATTATGGAGATGAGGTTGGTGTTGAAGGAAAAAAAGATCCCGATAACAGAAGAACATATCCTTGGGGAAATGAGGATAAAAATCTTTTGAAGTGGTATAAAAAAATATCTATTTTAAGAAGTGAATCTAAAGTTTTAAAAAATGGAGAGGTCAAGTTTTTTAGCCCTCATCCCGATGTTTTTGGTTATATCAGATACTTTCCAAATGAAAAAGATTTCATTGGAGTTATCACAAATAGAAATCCAAACAAGTCTAAAATTTTTAACATAAATTTAAAGGAATTTATTGGACAATTTAGTAATAAGATAGCGACTGACATATATCGTTGGAACGACCCCCTAATCGTTCCAACAGATTCATCTACTAATTTCCCAATAAAAATCCCCCCACTAAAGACCCTTTTATTTAGTAGTAAAAAGGTCTAA
- a CDS encoding amino acid ABC transporter ATP-binding protein has protein sequence MIKVENLFKNFGELEVLKGISTHINRGEVVAVIGPSGSGKSTFLRCLNRLEEPNLGHIYIDGEDIMNPSTDINKVRAKVGMVFQHFNLFPHKNVLENLTLAPIKVKGVKKDIINEKALVVLGKVGLKDKALAYPNQLSGGQKQRIAIARALCMDPDVILFDEPTSALDPEMIHEVLDVMRGLADEGMTMVVVTHEMGFARKVADRVLFMDQGTILEDVTPDELFDGPNHTRAKEFIEKVLNH, from the coding sequence ATGATTAAAGTGGAAAATCTATTTAAAAATTTTGGAGAGTTAGAGGTTTTAAAAGGTATCTCAACTCATATCAATAGAGGTGAGGTTGTTGCTGTTATTGGTCCTTCTGGAAGTGGAAAATCAACTTTTTTAAGATGCCTAAACAGACTTGAAGAACCGAATCTAGGGCATATCTATATCGATGGAGAGGATATTATGAATCCTAGTACAGATATAAATAAGGTCAGAGCAAAGGTTGGAATGGTTTTTCAGCACTTCAATCTTTTTCCTCATAAAAATGTTTTAGAGAATTTAACTCTTGCACCAATTAAAGTTAAAGGAGTTAAAAAAGATATTATTAATGAAAAAGCTCTTGTTGTTCTTGGGAAAGTTGGATTAAAAGATAAGGCTTTAGCATATCCAAATCAACTATCTGGAGGTCAAAAGCAAAGAATAGCTATCGCTCGTGCTCTTTGTATGGATCCCGATGTCATTTTATTTGATGAGCCCACTTCAGCCTTAGACCCCGAGATGATCCATGAGGTTCTAGATGTTATGAGAGGACTTGCAGATGAAGGAATGACGATGGTAGTTGTCACTCATGAGATGGGATTTGCTAGAAAAGTTGCAGACAGAGTCCTTTTCATGGATCAGGGAACCATTCTTGAAGATGTAACTCCTGATGAGCTATTTGATGGTCCTAACCACACAAGAGCTAAAGAGTTTATAGAAAAAGTTTTAAATCATTAA
- a CDS encoding basic amino acid ABC transporter substrate-binding protein encodes MKKFMKSLVLFLAMVMSVVAFGKEKLYVGTNAEFPPFEYLEKGEVVGFDIDLIKAIGEKIGMEVVIKDMSFDGLIPALEANKVDIVIAGMTANEERKMAVNFSTPYYTANQVIILNEDNNDIKSFDDLKGKLVGVMLGFTGDVVVSEMKDVKSKKYNASYAAVMELQNKKIDAIVLDSETALNYVKNNKGIKILESKGQPEEYAIAISKKNTELLEKINAAIETLKKDGTYDALLKKYM; translated from the coding sequence ATGAAAAAATTTATGAAGAGTTTAGTTTTATTCTTAGCTATGGTTATGAGTGTTGTTGCATTTGGAAAAGAGAAGCTTTATGTAGGAACTAATGCTGAATTCCCACCTTTTGAGTATCTTGAAAAAGGTGAAGTTGTTGGTTTTGATATCGATCTTATAAAAGCTATTGGCGAAAAAATTGGAATGGAAGTTGTAATTAAAGATATGTCTTTTGATGGGCTTATTCCTGCTCTTGAAGCTAACAAAGTGGATATTGTTATCGCTGGAATGACTGCTAATGAAGAAAGAAAAATGGCTGTAAACTTTTCAACTCCTTACTACACTGCAAACCAAGTTATCATCTTAAATGAGGATAACAACGACATAAAATCTTTCGACGATCTTAAAGGTAAACTTGTTGGAGTTATGCTAGGATTTACTGGAGACGTTGTTGTGAGCGAAATGAAAGATGTTAAAAGTAAAAAGTACAATGCTTCATATGCTGCTGTTATGGAGTTACAGAATAAAAAAATTGATGCCATTGTTTTAGATTCTGAAACAGCTCTTAACTATGTAAAAAATAACAAGGGAATCAAAATTTTAGAAAGCAAAGGACAACCAGAAGAGTATGCTATCGCAATTTCAAAGAAAAATACTGAACTTTTAGAAAAAATTAATGCTGCTATTGAAACACTAAAAAAAGATGGAACATATGATGCTCTTTTAAAAAAATATATGTAA
- a CDS encoding glycogen/starch/alpha-glucan phosphorylase: protein MNISKNKFKEDYIKRLTFTFAQNPDDATLMHKYLALGKLIKDYVSEPWAKTNDAYAKKQVKQMYYFSMEFLLGRLLNTYLLNLNIRDIAKEALRELGIDLDELLELEPDPALGNGGLGRLAACFMDSLATLNFPGHGCGIRFKHGLFNQKIENGYQKEILNNWLNEDFIWEIKKPDKSVTVTFGGSIELVNSIDGITPVYHGADKILAVPYDIPIVGADNETVNTLRLFSAELPEEDIDLSGLQKGGYQKFIDKKFQVESISQILYPDDSSPQGKLLRLRQEYFFVSAGLQTILKRYKKMGEPINRFSDFIAIHINDTHPAVAVAELMRLLLDQERLDWDTAWNITVQTMAYTNHTILAEALEKWPYDMFRKTLPRILMIVEEIDRRFCEEISRKYLENYHKIDAMKIIFDGQVRMANLAIVGSHSVNGVAKLHTEILKNRELNDFYMFFPERFNNKTNGITHRRWLKNANPELYKLIIEKGGIECLKDTNKFIGFLKYVNDSKVLKALENIKLKNKEKVVAFVKKNYNLDISPFSIFDVQIKRLHAYKRQLLNIFHIIYLYNKIKENPELDIVPRTFFFGAKAAPSYSLAKNIIKLITSVANVINNDADIRNKLKVVFLENYGVSIAELIIPAGDVSEQISTASKEASGTGNMKFMMNGAVTLATLDGANVEIFDEVGEENIVIFGLTSEEVMKLEKGGYNAWDIVNSSPDLQKIIKQLSDGTFSQNHEEFKEIIDHLLAHNDPYFVLKDFDAYVEAQYRINSLYEDKKRWLQMCLINIAHSGKFSSDNSIRKYAQSIWHIKEMARNG from the coding sequence ATGAATATCAGTAAAAACAAATTTAAAGAGGACTATATTAAAAGACTTACTTTTACATTTGCCCAAAACCCCGATGATGCAACTTTAATGCATAAATACCTAGCTCTTGGAAAGCTTATTAAAGATTATGTCTCAGAGCCTTGGGCTAAAACCAATGATGCCTATGCTAAAAAACAGGTTAAACAGATGTATTATTTTTCTATGGAGTTTTTGCTTGGTAGACTTTTAAATACCTATCTTTTAAATTTAAATATTAGAGATATAGCTAAAGAAGCCCTTAGAGAACTTGGTATAGACTTAGATGAACTGCTTGAACTTGAACCTGATCCAGCTCTTGGAAATGGAGGATTAGGTCGTTTGGCAGCATGTTTTATGGACTCTCTTGCCACACTTAACTTTCCAGGACATGGATGTGGAATTAGATTTAAGCACGGACTTTTTAATCAAAAGATTGAAAATGGTTATCAAAAAGAGATTTTAAATAACTGGTTAAATGAAGATTTTATTTGGGAGATAAAAAAACCTGATAAGAGTGTTACCGTTACTTTTGGTGGAAGCATTGAACTTGTTAACTCAATTGATGGTATCACTCCAGTATATCATGGAGCCGATAAAATTTTAGCTGTTCCATATGATATCCCAATAGTTGGAGCTGACAATGAGACTGTGAATACACTTAGACTTTTCAGTGCAGAACTACCTGAAGAAGACATTGATTTAAGTGGTCTTCAAAAAGGTGGTTATCAAAAATTTATTGATAAAAAATTCCAAGTGGAATCAATCTCTCAAATTTTGTACCCTGATGACTCTAGTCCTCAAGGAAAGCTTTTACGTTTAAGACAGGAGTATTTCTTTGTTAGTGCTGGACTTCAAACCATATTAAAAAGATATAAAAAAATGGGGGAACCTATCAATAGATTTTCAGATTTTATAGCTATTCATATAAATGATACTCACCCCGCTGTAGCTGTGGCTGAGCTTATGAGACTACTTTTAGATCAAGAAAGACTTGACTGGGATACTGCATGGAACATAACTGTACAAACCATGGCTTATACAAATCATACAATTTTAGCTGAAGCTTTAGAAAAATGGCCATATGATATGTTTAGAAAAACTCTACCTAGAATACTTATGATTGTTGAAGAGATTGATCGTAGATTCTGTGAAGAGATCTCTCGAAAATATTTAGAAAACTACCATAAGATAGATGCTATGAAAATAATTTTTGATGGCCAAGTTAGAATGGCAAACCTGGCTATTGTTGGTTCTCATTCAGTAAATGGAGTTGCTAAACTTCATACTGAGATCTTAAAAAATAGAGAACTCAATGATTTTTATATGTTCTTTCCAGAAAGATTCAATAACAAAACTAACGGAATCACACATAGACGTTGGTTAAAAAATGCTAACCCAGAACTTTATAAACTTATCATAGAAAAAGGTGGAATTGAGTGTCTTAAAGATACCAATAAATTTATTGGATTTTTAAAATATGTTAATGATAGTAAAGTTTTAAAAGCACTTGAAAATATAAAATTAAAGAATAAAGAAAAAGTTGTAGCTTTTGTTAAGAAAAACTATAATCTTGATATCAGTCCATTCTCTATTTTTGATGTACAGATAAAAAGACTGCATGCCTACAAAAGACAACTTCTAAACATTTTTCATATCATATATCTTTACAATAAAATTAAGGAAAATCCTGAGTTAGATATTGTTCCTAGAACTTTTTTCTTTGGTGCTAAGGCTGCGCCGTCCTATTCGCTTGCTAAGAATATAATAAAGCTTATAACCTCTGTTGCAAATGTTATAAATAACGATGCTGATATCAGAAATAAGCTTAAAGTTGTTTTTCTTGAAAACTATGGAGTTTCAATTGCTGAGCTGATAATTCCTGCTGGAGATGTGAGTGAACAGATTTCTACAGCTTCTAAGGAAGCTTCTGGAACAGGAAATATGAAGTTTATGATGAACGGAGCTGTTACTCTTGCCACCTTAGATGGAGCTAATGTCGAAATCTTTGATGAGGTTGGAGAAGAAAATATAGTTATCTTTGGTTTAACTTCTGAAGAGGTTATGAAACTTGAAAAAGGTGGTTACAACGCTTGGGATATTGTCAACTCTAGCCCTGATTTACAAAAGATTATAAAACAACTTTCAGATGGTACTTTTTCTCAAAATCATGAGGAGTTCAAAGAGATTATCGATCATCTTTTAGCTCATAATGACCCTTACTTTGTTCTTAAAGATTTTGATGCATATGTTGAAGCACAATATAGAATAAACTCTCTCTATGAGGATAAAAAAAGATGGTTACAGATGTGTCTTATAAATATTGCTCACTCAGGTAAATTCTCTTCCGATAACAGCATTCGGAAATATGCCCAAAGCATTTGGCATATAAAGGAGATGGCACGAAATGGATAA
- a CDS encoding mechanosensitive ion channel family protein, whose protein sequence is METQSQSFLGEVFEKLINKKIFVNFTVDIIFFVIKLAICITIYYIVLKAIKKITPIFRKASNDQVIDESLRSFIRSVLNIGLHTILITLCLLILGVKESSLLAFFGTLGIGVGLALKDNLSNFAGGIIVLIFKTYKVGDEVNIASEMGYIHDIDIFSTTIRTHNNDLVIVPNGVVVSNKVINYTKTPIRRLKFIVGVSYDADLDLARATLEKVLRENPLVLTDPPVYTHVDSYADSSINIALKGWARNECYWTVYKETLNAIKGALDKENISIPFPQMDVHFNDVNKK, encoded by the coding sequence ATGGAGACACAATCACAAAGCTTTTTAGGTGAAGTTTTTGAAAAATTAATAAATAAAAAAATATTTGTAAACTTTACTGTTGATATTATATTTTTTGTTATAAAGTTAGCAATTTGTATAACTATATATTATATAGTTTTAAAGGCGATAAAAAAAATAACTCCGATATTTAGGAAGGCTTCAAATGATCAGGTAATAGATGAATCTCTTAGAAGCTTTATAAGATCGGTATTAAATATAGGGCTACACACAATTTTGATAACACTTTGTCTATTGATACTAGGTGTAAAAGAAAGTAGTTTGTTGGCATTCTTTGGAACATTAGGAATCGGTGTGGGTCTGGCTTTGAAGGATAATCTTTCGAACTTTGCAGGTGGAATTATTGTGTTGATATTTAAAACTTATAAGGTTGGAGATGAAGTTAACATAGCATCTGAAATGGGATATATACATGATATTGATATATTTTCTACAACGATTAGAACTCATAATAATGATTTGGTAATAGTTCCAAATGGGGTTGTGGTTTCAAATAAAGTTATCAATTATACAAAGACACCTATAAGAAGATTAAAATTTATAGTTGGAGTATCATATGACGCAGATTTGGATCTAGCTAGAGCAACTCTTGAGAAAGTTTTAAGAGAGAATCCTTTAGTTTTAACTGACCCTCCAGTTTATACTCATGTGGACTCATATGCTGATAGTTCAATAAATATAGCGTTGAAAGGTTGGGCTAGAAATGAGTGTTACTGGACAGTCTATAAAGAGACACTGAATGCAATAAAAGGTGCACTGGATAAAGAGAATATAAGCATTCCATTTCCACAGATGGATGTTCACTTTAATGATGTGAATAAGAAATAA
- a CDS encoding carbonic anhydrase translates to MQNYDDLLKANLEWVETKLSLDKDYFKNLSKGQNPPFLYIGCSDSRMPIDTFTQSEPGSFFIHRNIANQVFPNDMNFLATLEYAVEQLGVQHIIVSGHYECGGIRTAHEKCRHSAMISNWLMPIKKIEVEHKEELKLLKNEDDRLDRLTELNVLEQLKHIFELPIIRNKIESGEYPKIHGWILDIRHGNIKEIDIPMEEWKSKGIIPKEYEK, encoded by the coding sequence ATGCAAAATTATGATGATTTATTAAAAGCGAATTTAGAATGGGTAGAGACAAAACTTTCTCTAGATAAGGATTATTTTAAGAATTTATCAAAGGGTCAAAATCCACCTTTTTTATATATAGGTTGTTCTGATAGTAGAATGCCTATAGATACATTTACTCAAAGTGAGCCTGGAAGCTTTTTTATTCATAGAAATATAGCAAATCAAGTATTTCCAAATGATATGAATTTTTTAGCAACTCTTGAGTATGCTGTGGAACAACTAGGAGTTCAGCACATAATTGTTTCTGGACATTATGAGTGTGGTGGAATAAGGACAGCTCATGAAAAATGTAGACATTCAGCAATGATTTCAAATTGGTTGATGCCAATAAAAAAAATCGAGGTAGAGCACAAAGAAGAGCTAAAACTACTTAAGAATGAAGATGATAGATTAGACAGACTTACTGAACTAAATGTGTTGGAGCAATTGAAACATATTTTTGAATTACCAATAATAAGAAATAAAATAGAGAGTGGTGAATATCCTAAAATTCATGGGTGGATTTTAGATATTAGACATGGAAATATAAAAGAGATTGATATTCCGATGGAGGAATGGAAGTCAAAAGGTATAATTCCAAAAGAGTATGAAAAGTAG
- a CDS encoding EAL domain-containing protein yields the protein MLKFVLLLMIFSQIIFGKELYITKNKNEQIILENFRKEEIKVGVLKNYFTDTKVNGVSLDDILQDMLENYLQLNVKMEEGSWDEIYSKFSKGEIDALNFTTQTNERKKLSYFTETLFGENLYVASKSKKINSKNTLNDSIIYLTKGSIYEYYLDIFIKNNDLNIEKRYTENNSNFQNEYHLDSEYNVIDITNKIEIGRLPDISMAFSKKYKSLIPIINNALNEKYKNRINDWFVTKKNQIFQENFYKELNSEELAYLENLKNIGIIYEETGSLSYYSKKTRKYEGVIPDFLSVLFKGMEVQLIDKSVVNEEWYQKFSKFERNYIDIIPMSRNAEREKSYIFTKKLFDLSVYKLNCFKQTNEKKIGVIENGIEENVTRRYFLDDEIVTYIDRRKMIKDLKDHKISSIVTFDLNDLDKMRYTIEQLEVVPVNLALKKENYILRDIIDKAIDKVVDKKDILKKSELQNKNYVLEILDKKNTKYNNILTILIFVLVVLALQSYRIIMQKKKNKELLKDSLTGLLSRRVFEEFCLNKNYLAGVAIIIDLNKFKVVNDSYGHEVGDEVLKAVSNCLKIVFKRDYIFRISGDEFYIFADKECIQNKFKDIETVFRNTPILKKNNIGFSLGYYIKDSQVNMKDSFKYADIAMYNAKKSKIYKIKEADQDFINETNRKEKIKEYLKTSIENEFYPAFQPKYELSTGKLSGAETLARWENKELGFISPGEFIPLAEEIGIIHEIDYKMAEETIKYLKKYLKENNIKSEFRISFNLSAETFKRTEIVEKIDNYLKKYQVSGENIEVEITESMILTDLNDVIKKLNLLKGMGIKISIDDFTAGHSTVGLLTTLPIDIVKFDRSLILALKDDIQKGKAIYLALTKMIKSLELKIVSEGIEEESELEFLKSIDVDYGQGYLLGKPGKSL from the coding sequence ATGTTAAAATTTGTTTTACTGTTAATGATTTTTTCTCAAATCATTTTTGGGAAAGAATTATATATTACTAAAAATAAAAATGAACAAATAATATTGGAAAATTTTAGAAAAGAAGAGATTAAAGTAGGGGTATTAAAAAATTATTTTACAGACACAAAAGTTAATGGAGTGTCACTAGATGATATACTTCAAGATATGTTAGAAAACTATCTTCAGTTAAATGTAAAAATGGAAGAGGGAAGTTGGGATGAGATTTATTCAAAATTTAGTAAAGGGGAAATTGATGCTTTAAACTTTACAACACAAACAAATGAAAGAAAAAAGTTATCTTACTTTACAGAAACTTTATTTGGAGAAAATCTATATGTTGCATCTAAAAGTAAAAAAATAAATAGTAAAAATACTTTAAATGACAGTATTATATACCTGACTAAGGGATCTATATATGAGTATTATTTAGATATATTTATAAAAAATAATGATCTTAATATTGAAAAAAGATATACCGAAAATAACTCAAATTTTCAAAATGAATATCACTTAGATTCAGAATATAATGTCATAGATATTACAAATAAAATTGAGATAGGAAGATTGCCTGATATTTCGATGGCATTTTCTAAAAAATATAAAAGTTTAATTCCTATAATAAATAATGCACTTAATGAGAAATATAAGAATAGGATAAACGATTGGTTTGTTACAAAAAAAAATCAAATATTTCAAGAGAATTTCTATAAAGAGTTAAATTCAGAGGAACTTGCATATTTAGAAAATTTAAAAAACATAGGCATAATCTATGAAGAGACAGGAAGTTTAAGTTATTATTCCAAAAAAACTAGAAAGTATGAAGGTGTTATTCCAGACTTTCTTTCAGTTTTATTTAAAGGTATGGAAGTTCAATTAATTGATAAATCTGTAGTTAATGAGGAATGGTATCAAAAGTTTTCAAAATTTGAAAGAAATTACATAGATATTATTCCAATGTCTCGAAATGCTGAAAGAGAAAAGAGCTATATATTCACGAAAAAACTGTTTGATCTATCTGTTTATAAATTAAATTGTTTTAAGCAGACAAATGAGAAAAAAATAGGAGTAATAGAAAATGGAATCGAAGAGAATGTCACAAGAAGATATTTTTTAGATGATGAGATTGTTACATATATTGATAGAAGAAAAATGATAAAAGATTTAAAAGATCATAAAATCTCATCTATTGTAACGTTTGATTTGAATGATTTAGATAAAATGCGATATACAATAGAACAATTGGAAGTCGTTCCTGTAAATCTGGCACTAAAAAAAGAAAACTATATTTTAAGAGATATAATTGATAAAGCTATTGATAAGGTAGTAGATAAAAAAGATATCTTAAAAAAATCTGAATTGCAGAACAAAAACTATGTTTTAGAAATTTTAGATAAAAAAAATACAAAATATAACAATATATTAACAATTTTAATATTTGTATTGGTTGTATTAGCATTGCAATCTTATAGGATTATAATGCAAAAGAAAAAGAATAAAGAACTTTTAAAAGATTCTTTAACAGGGCTTTTAAGTAGAAGAGTATTTGAAGAGTTTTGCTTGAATAAAAACTATTTGGCAGGGGTAGCAATTATAATAGATTTAAATAAATTTAAAGTTGTGAATGACTCCTATGGGCACGAGGTTGGAGACGAAGTCTTGAAGGCTGTTTCAAATTGCTTGAAAATAGTTTTTAAAAGAGATTACATTTTTAGAATATCTGGAGATGAATTTTATATTTTCGCAGATAAAGAGTGTATCCAAAATAAATTTAAGGATATTGAAACAGTGTTTAGAAACACGCCGATATTAAAAAAGAATAATATAGGATTTAGTTTAGGTTACTATATTAAAGATAGCCAAGTCAATATGAAAGACTCATTTAAATATGCAGATATTGCAATGTATAATGCCAAAAAATCAAAAATTTATAAAATAAAAGAGGCTGATCAAGATTTTATAAATGAAACAAATAGAAAAGAAAAAATAAAAGAGTATTTAAAAACGTCTATAGAAAATGAGTTTTATCCAGCGTTTCAACCTAAGTATGAACTTTCAACAGGGAAGCTATCAGGAGCTGAAACTTTAGCTAGATGGGAAAATAAAGAGTTAGGATTTATCTCTCCTGGTGAATTTATACCGCTTGCAGAAGAGATTGGAATAATCCATGAAATTGACTATAAGATGGCGGAAGAAACGATAAAGTATTTAAAAAAGTATTTGAAAGAAAATAACATAAAATCAGAGTTTAGAATATCGTTTAATCTTTCTGCTGAAACTTTTAAGAGAACTGAAATAGTTGAAAAGATAGATAATTATTTAAAAAAATATCAAGTTTCAGGAGAAAATATAGAGGTTGAAATAACAGAGAGCATGATTTTAACTGATTTAAATGATGTTATAAAAAAATTAAATTTATTAAAAGGTATGGGTATAAAAATTTCTATTGATGATTTTACAGCAGGGCACTCGACAGTAGGACTTTTAACAACTCTACCAATAGATATAGTAAAATTCGACAGATCTCTAATACTTGCTTTAAAGGATGATATTCAAAAAGGAAAAGCAATATACCTAGCTCTTACAAAAATGATAAAGAGTTTGGAACTAAAAATTGTTTCTGAAGGGATTGAAGAGGAGTCTGAGTTAGAATTTTTAAAAAGTATAGATGTTGATTATGGACAGGGATATCTATTGGGTAAACCAGGTAAAAGTCTTTAA
- a CDS encoding amino acid ABC transporter permease, protein MESYLSTLKTIFIDGYRYQYVLQGLGFSVGVTAFSAIFGVIFGILIALVRLSKFKYLAIVYIDLIRGTPAVVQLLILANIIFAGFRDMPIFLIAGIAFGINSSAYVAEIIRAGIEGLDKGQMEASRALGMSYPVAMKEVIIPQAIRKILPTLVSEFITLLKETSIVGFIGGVDLLRSANIITSQTYRGVEPLLLVGLIYLILVGIFTKIMRGVEKGLSSND, encoded by the coding sequence ATGGAAAGTTATTTGAGCACATTAAAAACTATTTTTATTGATGGATACAGATACCAATATGTTCTTCAAGGACTAGGTTTTTCTGTTGGAGTCACTGCTTTTTCTGCAATATTTGGTGTCATTTTTGGAATTTTAATAGCACTCGTTAGACTCTCTAAATTCAAATATTTGGCTATCGTTTACATCGACCTTATCAGAGGAACTCCCGCAGTTGTTCAGCTTCTAATTTTAGCTAACATTATTTTTGCTGGTTTTAGAGATATGCCTATCTTTCTAATAGCTGGAATAGCTTTTGGAATTAACTCAAGTGCATATGTCGCTGAAATTATAAGAGCTGGTATAGAAGGTTTAGATAAGGGGCAGATGGAAGCTTCTCGTGCTCTTGGAATGAGCTATCCCGTAGCTATGAAAGAGGTTATTATTCCTCAAGCCATAAGAAAAATTCTACCTACTCTTGTGAGTGAGTTTATAACTCTTTTAAAAGAGACATCTATTGTTGGATTTATTGGTGGTGTTGACCTTTTAAGATCAGCAAATATAATTACTTCTCAAACCTATAGAGGTGTTGAACCACTTCTTTTAGTTGGTCTTATATATCTTATTTTAGTTGGAATTTTTACAAAGATTATGCGTGGAGTTGAAAAGGGGTTGAGTTCGAATGATTAA